The Oleidesulfovibrio alaskensis DSM 16109 genome has a segment encoding these proteins:
- a CDS encoding 2-amino-3,7-dideoxy-D-threo-hept-6-ulosonate synthase — MLLGKSVRMERIINRNTGRAIIVPMDHGVSVGPIYGLVDLPGTVNKVAEGGADAVLMHKGLPRCTHRGYGKDVGLIVHLSASTSVATLPNAKSLVATVEDALRLGADGVSVHVNLGDETERHMLEDLGRVTSRAMEWGMPVLAMVYARGPKIDNEFAPGIVAHCARVGMELGADLVKVNYTGDMDSFADVCEACCVPVLIAGGPKLDSTRELVQVVHDSVRAGGAGLSMGRNVFQHARPDMLMKALHGVVHEDWDVEQAMDVLEGAE, encoded by the coding sequence ATGCTGCTCGGTAAAAGTGTCCGTATGGAACGCATCATCAACAGAAACACGGGAAGAGCCATCATCGTGCCCATGGATCATGGTGTCAGCGTGGGGCCCATTTACGGGTTGGTGGACCTGCCCGGTACTGTGAACAAAGTGGCCGAAGGCGGTGCGGATGCCGTTCTTATGCATAAGGGGCTACCGCGCTGCACTCATCGGGGGTATGGTAAGGACGTCGGGCTTATCGTGCATCTTTCGGCCAGCACGTCGGTTGCCACCCTGCCCAACGCCAAATCGCTGGTGGCCACGGTGGAAGACGCCCTGCGGCTGGGTGCCGACGGCGTGTCGGTACACGTTAATCTGGGTGATGAGACAGAGCGTCACATGCTGGAAGACCTCGGCCGCGTGACCTCGCGCGCCATGGAATGGGGTATGCCGGTGCTGGCGATGGTGTACGCCCGCGGGCCGAAAATCGACAACGAGTTCGCCCCCGGTATTGTCGCCCATTGCGCCAGAGTAGGTATGGAGCTGGGTGCTGATCTTGTCAAAGTTAATTATACCGGCGATATGGACTCTTTTGCAGACGTGTGCGAAGCGTGCTGCGTGCCGGTGCTCATAGCCGGCGGGCCCAAGCTTGATTCCACAAGAGAGCTTGTTCAGGTGGTGCACGATTCGGTGCGCGCCGGTGGTGCCGGTCTTTCCATGGGACGCAACGTGTTTCAGCATGCCCGTCCCGACATGCTTATGAAGGCCCTGCACGGTGTGGTGCACGAAGACTGGGACGTGGAACAGGCCATGGACGTGCTGGAAGGCGCGGAATAA
- a CDS encoding 2-amino-3,7-dideoxy-D-threo-hept-6-ulosonate synthase, with protein MHIGKRIRIERLFNRTTGRTIIVPLDHGVSVGPIDGLVDMRDTVNQVAEGGADAVLMHKGLVRCGHREGGRDVGLIVHLSGSTGLSPIPNSKILCATVEDAIKHGADGISVHVNLGDPNEREMLGDLGRVSAVAAEWGMPLLAMMYARGPEVKDPYDGMVVAHCARVAVELGADVVKVPYTGDMDSFSRVVEACCVPVVIAGGPKLDSTRSLLQIVHDSVRAGGAGLSIGRNIFQHERPRALVKALRGLVHEDWDVEQALETVGGCAPEGE; from the coding sequence ATGCATATCGGCAAACGTATTCGTATAGAGCGGCTGTTCAACAGAACGACAGGCCGCACCATTATTGTTCCTCTGGACCACGGTGTCAGCGTGGGGCCCATCGACGGGCTGGTGGACATGCGCGACACGGTGAATCAGGTGGCGGAAGGCGGCGCGGACGCCGTGCTGATGCACAAGGGTCTGGTGCGCTGCGGCCACCGCGAAGGCGGTCGCGACGTGGGTCTTATCGTGCATCTTTCCGGTTCCACGGGGCTTTCGCCCATCCCCAATTCCAAAATTCTGTGTGCCACGGTGGAAGATGCCATCAAACACGGCGCCGACGGCATCTCGGTACATGTCAATCTGGGCGATCCTAATGAGCGCGAAATGCTGGGCGACCTTGGCAGGGTGTCTGCCGTGGCGGCGGAATGGGGCATGCCCCTGCTGGCCATGATGTATGCCCGCGGGCCGGAAGTGAAAGACCCGTATGACGGCATGGTGGTTGCTCACTGCGCACGTGTGGCGGTCGAGCTGGGCGCGGACGTGGTCAAGGTGCCCTATACCGGTGATATGGATTCCTTTTCCCGCGTGGTGGAAGCCTGCTGCGTACCCGTGGTCATCGCGGGCGGTCCCAAGCTTGATTCCACGCGTTCGCTGCTGCAGATAGTTCATGACTCCGTGCGTGCGGGCGGTGCCGGTCTTTCCATCGGCCGCAACATTTTTCAGCATGAACGCCCCAGAGCGCTGGTAAAGGCGCTGCGTGGTCTTGTGCACGAAGACTGGGACGTGGAACAGGCACTTGAAACTGTGGGCGGGTGCGCCCCCGAGGGTGAATAA